Proteins encoded in a region of the Candidatus Ozemobacteraceae bacterium genome:
- a CDS encoding carboxypeptidase regulatory-like domain-containing protein — MVKRIPGWITGAFLLALCLLVIYGSGCKEGNNSTPISMTLSGIQATSGTLDEFSGTFSIKGYVKNDGMPVVNLPVELFVGNKEVASPVQTAGNGQFIFSNLGPALYTLRVGHGSATFTEMLYPVYVTEDGAQSPADLVIPIELRNPNVIPASGTLEAYVVDASTNNPIMLATASLSVYSGGVWVPQNRTTLTDGSGYFFFSDVLPGLYTLNIQKAGYASMAYPVNLQSTGAMSPSKPKIPLTFISSVPTITGTISGYAKDVSGKVIPQITITVKDSKTGIQVTGSPRVTTTEGKFTFDNLPIGEYAITAAGVGYTSVTRTSYIRNDGTADPSSTDLILAPITAITGSLVGYVKLENGTPLPEITITVTNINTGLAIAGSPRRTTTEGKYIFESVPVGDYTVSATGAGYSTATRTCYIRSDGTADPVTTQIALTRVTDIKGTITGFARLDITNAVLPEITVTAKNVGTGLFVAGSPRKTTSEGRYSFYDLPPGEYTVTASGTGYTEVTRTCYIKTDGAADPPSTDLILSYSMASSKIEAYVIDASTNAGIGLADVSLSKYDEDTGLWNALGLNTVTNGSGYFSFSGIDPGLYLAAVSKTGYVSRDYAITIKEDGTKDPAMPRITLTSVAQAIVGNVVGTVKLDTTGLAIPEISVSLKNGSNAHVTGSPLKTTADGKFGFYGLVPGTYTLNASGTNYTSVTRTCYILNNGTSDPTSTNIVLSRDPATGNIIGYVKYGTAALPEISVTVRDSNGDQVASSPFITTQDGKFAAYDLGAGVYTISVNAAGYLPVTRTVYIATNGIVDPATSNISLTPDPSVVGTVIGYVRLASTSAAIPEVDVRLEDSNGDPVGGTIKTTSEGKFLFENLRPDTYSIIVPGTVAGVPTYVAVTRTCYIRSNGASDPAQTIVSVVHLP; from the coding sequence ATGGTTAAACGGATACCCGGTTGGATCACAGGGGCTTTCCTTCTTGCGCTCTGCCTGCTCGTGATTTATGGCAGCGGCTGCAAGGAAGGGAACAATTCCACCCCCATATCCATGACTCTTTCCGGCATTCAGGCCACCAGCGGCACGCTCGACGAATTCTCCGGCACTTTTTCGATCAAGGGGTACGTCAAGAACGACGGCATGCCCGTCGTCAACCTGCCCGTGGAATTGTTCGTCGGCAACAAGGAGGTCGCATCGCCCGTCCAGACGGCGGGAAACGGCCAGTTCATCTTCTCAAACCTCGGGCCCGCTCTGTACACGCTTCGGGTCGGTCATGGCTCAGCAACCTTCACTGAGATGCTGTATCCGGTCTATGTGACCGAAGACGGGGCCCAGTCGCCCGCCGACCTCGTCATTCCGATCGAACTCCGGAATCCGAACGTCATTCCGGCATCGGGCACGCTCGAGGCGTATGTCGTCGATGCGTCGACGAACAACCCCATCATGCTGGCGACCGCTTCTCTTTCCGTGTATTCCGGCGGCGTCTGGGTTCCCCAGAATCGCACGACTCTGACGGACGGCAGCGGCTATTTCTTTTTCAGCGACGTGCTGCCCGGGCTGTACACATTGAACATTCAAAAGGCGGGATATGCATCGATGGCGTATCCCGTGAATCTCCAGAGTACCGGCGCGATGAGCCCGTCGAAGCCGAAGATCCCGCTCACGTTCATTTCCTCTGTTCCCACGATCACGGGCACGATTTCCGGATATGCGAAAGATGTTTCCGGGAAAGTCATTCCCCAGATTACGATAACCGTCAAGGACTCCAAAACGGGCATCCAGGTCACCGGAAGCCCGAGAGTCACGACCACCGAGGGAAAATTCACCTTCGACAATCTGCCGATCGGCGAATACGCGATCACGGCGGCAGGCGTCGGATATACATCCGTCACACGGACGTCGTATATCAGGAACGACGGAACGGCCGATCCATCCTCGACGGATCTCATTCTCGCCCCGATCACGGCGATCACCGGCTCACTCGTCGGTTACGTGAAGCTGGAAAACGGCACGCCGTTGCCGGAAATCACCATCACCGTCACCAACATCAATACGGGCCTCGCCATCGCCGGCAGTCCTCGGAGGACGACGACCGAAGGCAAATACATCTTCGAGAGTGTTCCCGTGGGTGATTACACGGTTTCCGCCACGGGCGCCGGCTACTCGACCGCCACCCGCACCTGTTACATCAGGAGTGACGGGACGGCAGATCCGGTCACGACTCAGATCGCTCTCACCCGCGTGACCGATATCAAGGGCACCATCACCGGGTTTGCCAGGCTCGACATCACGAACGCCGTCCTTCCCGAAATCACCGTCACGGCCAAAAACGTCGGCACCGGTCTGTTCGTGGCCGGCAGTCCTCGAAAAACCACATCGGAAGGCCGGTATTCGTTCTACGACCTTCCCCCGGGCGAATACACCGTGACCGCCTCCGGAACCGGGTATACCGAAGTGACGCGCACCTGCTATATCAAGACCGACGGAGCGGCCGATCCTCCGTCGACGGATCTGATTCTTTCCTATTCTATGGCAAGCTCGAAGATCGAGGCATACGTCATCGATGCGTCGACTAACGCCGGCATCGGTCTCGCCGACGTGTCGCTTTCCAAATACGACGAAGACACCGGCCTGTGGAACGCGCTCGGCTTGAACACCGTCACGAACGGAAGCGGCTACTTCTCATTCTCCGGCATCGATCCGGGGTTGTATCTTGCCGCCGTCTCGAAGACCGGCTACGTTTCGAGAGATTACGCCATCACCATCAAGGAAGACGGCACCAAGGATCCTGCCATGCCCAGGATCACCTTGACCTCCGTTGCCCAGGCCATCGTCGGCAACGTCGTCGGCACCGTGAAACTCGATACGACCGGCCTGGCGATTCCCGAGATTTCCGTCAGTCTCAAGAACGGCAGCAACGCCCACGTGACGGGCAGCCCGCTCAAGACGACGGCGGACGGCAAGTTCGGCTTCTACGGACTCGTGCCTGGAACCTACACGCTCAACGCATCAGGCACGAACTACACCTCCGTGACACGCACCTGCTATATCCTCAACAATGGAACCTCCGACCCCACCTCGACGAATATCGTCCTGTCGCGAGATCCGGCGACCGGGAACATCATCGGCTACGTGAAATACGGGACCGCCGCTCTGCCGGAAATTTCCGTCACCGTGCGTGACAGCAACGGCGATCAGGTGGCCTCAAGCCCGTTCATCACGACCCAGGACGGCAAGTTCGCGGCATACGATCTCGGCGCCGGTGTGTATACGATATCAGTCAACGCCGCCGGATATCTCCCGGTGACGAGAACGGTCTATATTGCAACGAATGGAATCGTCGATCCCGCAACGTCGAACATTTCTCTCACCCCCGATCCCTCGGTCGTCGGAACGGTCATCGGCTACGTGCGGCTCGCCAGTACCAGCGCCGCAATCCCGGAAGTCGACGTCAGGCTTGAAGACAGTAACGGGGATCCCGTGGGCGGCACCATCAAGACGACTTCCGAAGGAAAGTTCCTCTTCGAGAACCTCCGGCCCGACACCTACTCGATCATCGTTCCCGGTACCGTTGCCGGCGTACCAACATATGTCGCCGTGACACGAACGTGCTACATCAGGAGCAACGGAGCATCCGATCCCGCTCAGACGATCGTTTCCGTCGTCCATCTGCCGTGA
- a CDS encoding type II secretion system F family protein translates to MSDLRNFFLQMETSLGSGIPLVRSLQLISANLPAWGLRGKVERIAKLVDGGASFSGAMEQVGKPFTRLHVSFIKFGEEAGCLDKVCSSLAQHSDREVMLQHDIVNAMLYPGFVLGIAFFMLPIINAIQAGQEWSTALPWAIGNLVIYAGAIFGGTLAWNSSLGGSLDAVLVHVPFIGGIMRQTALARFTRTLAVGLAAGVPLIQSLETAISVSGNPWLQNQLQHLPKHVGSGKGLSAGLEQAGCLPGTLREMIAVGEQSGRLSEMLEKTASYFEQEASNRVGMAMKILPALLFLLVAMYVGYKIVGYWQNTLTTLMK, encoded by the coding sequence ATGAGCGATCTGAGAAATTTTTTCCTCCAGATGGAAACGTCCCTGGGGTCCGGCATCCCGCTGGTCCGTTCCCTTCAGCTTATTTCGGCAAACCTGCCGGCGTGGGGTCTGCGCGGGAAAGTCGAGCGAATCGCGAAACTGGTCGACGGGGGGGCGTCATTTTCCGGGGCGATGGAACAGGTCGGCAAGCCGTTCACCCGGCTGCACGTCAGTTTCATCAAGTTCGGCGAAGAAGCCGGCTGTCTTGACAAGGTCTGCTCATCGCTCGCCCAGCACTCCGACCGCGAGGTCATGTTGCAGCACGATATCGTGAATGCGATGCTGTACCCCGGGTTCGTTCTCGGCATCGCGTTCTTCATGCTGCCGATCATCAACGCGATCCAGGCAGGCCAGGAATGGTCGACCGCCCTTCCGTGGGCGATCGGAAACCTGGTTATCTACGCCGGAGCGATTTTCGGCGGGACGCTGGCGTGGAACTCGAGCCTCGGCGGATCGCTGGATGCGGTTCTCGTGCATGTTCCGTTCATCGGCGGGATCATGCGCCAGACCGCCCTGGCCAGGTTCACCAGAACCCTCGCCGTCGGCCTCGCCGCCGGCGTGCCGCTCATCCAGTCGCTCGAAACGGCGATTAGCGTGAGCGGGAATCCCTGGCTCCAGAACCAGCTGCAGCACCTGCCAAAACACGTCGGCAGCGGGAAGGGTCTCAGCGCAGGCCTCGAGCAGGCCGGCTGTCTCCCGGGGACCCTCCGCGAAATGATCGCCGTCGGAGAGCAGAGCGGCCGGCTCTCGGAAATGCTCGAAAAGACGGCGAGTTACTTCGAGCAGGAGGCGTCGAACCGCGTCGGCATGGCGATGAAAATCCTGCCGGCGCTTCTCTTCCTGCTCGTGGCGATGTACGTCGGGTACAAGATCGTCGGATACTGGCAGAACACGTTGACCACCCTGATGAAATAA
- a CDS encoding translocation/assembly module TamB domain-containing protein, whose product MMKLLRAAIASIVLFSIFAGILLYRGWTSRVELPSPLASLLKSAIKTQTGSRLRYESLKINGSEGTGTLSNAALENASSVAFLTIREAGIRLASGTSVLSVLAGDAPVHLFEARDIDVDLDHLKLPERKLQTGEYPGTMPINRFIARNIRVHTVVGTFTIDALELDARRVAGEYAGQLGVARNPLGGVASVSFRIPFDLGTGSVAIDWNDVDIPRLTALYPVLWLWGIAVESGSATVSLRWTGNLRERLEKLDARLDALFRNELKGRLRVSDLAVTRDRLTTKWNGTIQTAPNAHGTWNCRLDGGHARDSILVESVIDGSGPGWGIGASGTADVSTDTWSLIEAFAPVTAAVEPGAARLRFNVRRPHGKPWQGDVAGRLDGFLVEGVPVETASFSLRTEGRKIRYTAAVRSSTGRCDAEGTYDPDTSLGDADLSIAAIRSDRIQYIPKELQGIFSGTFHVSGNPTRLEDACVTGFVAIDRPKFPGRVVERLEGHITWDRGAWSLRNPVLRLPGGQIAFEGIVSDGHIEGELAGRDVPAEFLGIDADVVKGTCNFRADVAGVPSAPRYAGELWTDRARLWDRPISMLRARVTGGRASLALDELQADLAAGGAISGYLNVDLNAGRMTASRFDIVHVALAQFADRLPEEWRRLEPDGRLNAMFEQIPAETEAMIWNFSVSGSKITLASATIDELSIGGILRGGRLEKFETAARIGDGRIALKGHQVPNDGYTGELGLHEVDLNVLGVLLKAPSPLRGILSADGTILWNESSPSGALRVVVRDLGIGDRFLGNGGGEIVLDTNGARMENAAFDRLGVKLDGSVRFDGRNSYDITCRMDRTDLSALPAAYGFRSFQSGDLLVTGSGRLEGRIGEAKPDRIEANIQALEIRRGDDLIVANRPMRFLYQNGIVELRSFELKYRQGLFGIEGVWDPAGRTAMTLTGRDFSLLALGTLLEIPDWTVGGSLSFDGGIVGSYPALRLDSNINVKNLTFNNRSIPEITGNIGLTPDKLKLAYVTVKLNQMSIGVSGGIPLPGSGAPDSMDLALDIASSPINDLPLLLPEVFSNASGSIQASLRFTGKPKAPVVAGSMAFRADQLGLRGMNKPLRQVDIGLTTKDGLIRLDPLRATMGRGVFEGGGNIDFQSGIGSVSAKLSGQKLDLNWNGIDINGASASFDLGGTMYRPVVRGKIRIPKGRAQVGEFRTSPDFKLRLPLESLDYRFDVEIPRNFWVKNSFINAEMRGSFSAFGDLEKFHLGGMIQSVQGWLFFQRRKFQLENGEIRFGEQDEQINPYLYIKSVTNVQNTQIYLTLDGTVSSLTPRLHSSPPLAESDLIALLTLGRSMEEARQSDSKDLFEKEILEGLKNTYLSGLLGSTISTALNLDEVFFGSLFDRRTGITSSFLRVGKYIGRNLFIAYEGTLSNEGDKTYIFEYRLPKGFFINIEIEKPRNQTRIGVKYDWRF is encoded by the coding sequence ATGATGAAGCTTCTGCGTGCGGCTATCGCATCGATTGTCCTGTTCTCGATCTTCGCTGGTATTCTCCTTTACCGTGGATGGACAAGTCGAGTCGAACTTCCGTCCCCCCTCGCATCGCTTCTCAAATCCGCCATCAAAACGCAGACAGGTTCTCGACTGCGGTATGAGTCGCTGAAAATCAACGGATCGGAAGGCACTGGAACCCTTTCGAACGCCGCCCTCGAGAATGCCTCTTCCGTGGCTTTTCTCACGATCCGGGAAGCCGGCATTCGTCTTGCCTCCGGCACCTCGGTTCTCAGCGTCCTAGCGGGAGATGCGCCTGTCCATCTGTTCGAAGCCCGTGATATCGATGTCGATCTCGATCACCTGAAGCTTCCTGAACGGAAATTGCAGACCGGGGAATACCCGGGAACGATGCCGATAAACCGTTTCATCGCGAGGAATATACGCGTACATACGGTCGTGGGGACGTTCACGATCGATGCGCTGGAACTCGACGCCCGGCGTGTGGCCGGTGAGTATGCCGGCCAATTGGGAGTGGCTCGGAATCCTCTCGGCGGCGTGGCATCGGTATCGTTCCGGATTCCGTTCGACCTTGGTACCGGGTCGGTCGCGATCGACTGGAATGACGTTGATATTCCGAGGTTGACGGCCCTGTATCCCGTCCTCTGGTTGTGGGGAATCGCGGTGGAAAGCGGCAGCGCCACAGTATCGCTCCGATGGACGGGAAACCTGCGGGAGCGTCTCGAAAAGCTGGACGCGCGGCTTGACGCGCTCTTCAGAAACGAATTGAAGGGACGACTTCGCGTCAGCGACCTTGCTGTCACTCGGGATCGTCTCACGACGAAATGGAACGGAACGATTCAGACGGCTCCGAATGCTCATGGAACATGGAACTGTCGCCTGGATGGAGGCCATGCCCGCGACAGCATCCTTGTCGAGTCCGTCATAGACGGATCCGGGCCGGGATGGGGAATCGGCGCCAGCGGAACAGCCGATGTTTCGACCGATACGTGGAGCCTGATCGAGGCATTCGCACCCGTGACGGCGGCCGTCGAGCCGGGCGCCGCCAGGCTGCGCTTCAACGTGAGGCGTCCCCACGGCAAACCCTGGCAGGGCGACGTCGCCGGCCGCCTGGACGGCTTCCTCGTCGAAGGCGTGCCGGTCGAAACGGCCAGTTTCTCTCTCCGAACCGAAGGCCGGAAAATACGATATACCGCAGCGGTGCGCTCCTCGACGGGCCGATGCGACGCCGAAGGCACGTATGATCCCGACACGAGTCTCGGGGATGCCGATCTCTCGATCGCCGCCATCAGAAGCGATCGAATTCAATATATTCCTAAAGAACTCCAAGGAATTTTCTCCGGAACCTTTCATGTGTCGGGAAATCCCACTCGGCTCGAGGATGCATGCGTGACCGGCTTTGTCGCCATCGACCGGCCGAAGTTCCCGGGGCGCGTCGTCGAGAGGCTCGAGGGACATATCACCTGGGACCGGGGGGCGTGGTCGCTACGAAATCCGGTCCTGCGGCTTCCCGGCGGACAGATAGCGTTCGAAGGCATCGTCTCGGACGGACACATTGAAGGGGAGCTTGCCGGCCGGGACGTTCCGGCGGAATTTCTCGGTATCGACGCGGATGTCGTGAAGGGGACCTGTAACTTCAGGGCCGACGTGGCCGGTGTCCCATCCGCTCCCCGGTATGCCGGAGAACTCTGGACCGACCGTGCGAGATTATGGGACCGGCCCATATCGATGCTTCGAGCCCGTGTCACGGGCGGGCGGGCGTCTCTCGCCCTGGACGAACTGCAGGCAGATCTCGCGGCGGGCGGTGCGATCTCCGGATATCTGAATGTCGATCTGAACGCCGGCAGGATGACGGCGAGCCGGTTCGATATCGTCCATGTCGCCTTGGCGCAGTTTGCCGACCGTCTGCCCGAAGAATGGAGGCGCCTCGAGCCTGACGGGCGTTTAAACGCCATGTTCGAGCAGATTCCGGCGGAAACCGAGGCGATGATCTGGAATTTTTCGGTTTCCGGCAGCAAGATCACGCTCGCTTCCGCAACGATCGATGAGCTTTCCATTGGCGGCATCCTGCGGGGTGGGCGCCTCGAGAAGTTCGAGACAGCCGCGAGAATCGGGGATGGTCGCATCGCCCTGAAGGGGCATCAGGTTCCGAACGACGGGTATACCGGCGAACTTGGCCTTCACGAGGTCGACTTGAATGTTCTGGGTGTCTTACTGAAGGCCCCGTCACCGCTTCGAGGCATTCTGAGCGCCGACGGGACGATTCTCTGGAACGAGAGCTCGCCCTCGGGAGCGCTGCGGGTGGTCGTGCGCGATCTCGGCATCGGTGACCGCTTCCTCGGAAACGGCGGCGGCGAAATCGTCCTCGACACGAACGGGGCACGGATGGAAAACGCCGCATTCGACCGGCTGGGAGTAAAGCTCGACGGATCGGTGCGGTTCGATGGCCGAAATTCATACGACATCACGTGCCGGATGGATCGGACGGACCTTTCGGCGCTTCCTGCGGCGTATGGGTTCCGGAGCTTCCAGTCGGGCGATCTTCTCGTCACGGGTTCCGGCCGGCTCGAGGGTCGCATCGGGGAGGCGAAACCGGATCGTATAGAAGCGAATATACAAGCTCTCGAGATCAGGCGCGGCGATGATCTCATCGTGGCGAACAGGCCGATGCGGTTTCTCTACCAGAACGGCATCGTCGAACTTCGTTCCTTCGAGCTGAAATACCGGCAGGGGCTGTTCGGCATCGAAGGCGTCTGGGATCCGGCCGGCAGGACCGCCATGACCCTCACCGGTCGCGACTTTTCGCTTCTCGCACTCGGAACCCTCCTCGAGATCCCCGACTGGACGGTCGGCGGAAGCCTGTCGTTCGACGGTGGAATCGTCGGCTCGTATCCGGCTCTGCGGCTCGATTCCAACATCAACGTGAAAAACCTGACCTTCAATAACCGTTCGATCCCCGAAATCACGGGCAATATCGGTCTGACGCCCGACAAACTGAAGCTTGCCTACGTCACGGTGAAGCTGAACCAGATGAGCATCGGCGTTTCCGGAGGGATCCCCCTTCCCGGAAGCGGCGCGCCCGACTCGATGGATCTCGCGCTCGACATCGCCTCGTCTCCCATCAACGATCTTCCGCTCCTGCTGCCGGAGGTATTCAGCAACGCGAGCGGAAGCATTCAGGCATCCCTGAGGTTCACGGGGAAGCCGAAAGCGCCTGTCGTCGCTGGATCGATGGCATTCCGAGCGGATCAACTGGGTCTGCGGGGCATGAACAAGCCGCTCAGGCAGGTTGACATCGGCCTCACGACGAAGGACGGTCTCATCAGGCTCGACCCGCTCAGGGCGACGATGGGGCGCGGCGTCTTCGAGGGCGGAGGCAACATCGATTTCCAGTCAGGCATTGGCTCAGTCTCGGCAAAACTTTCCGGTCAGAAGCTCGACCTGAATTGGAACGGCATCGACATCAACGGCGCGAGCGCCTCGTTCGATCTCGGGGGCACGATGTACCGCCCCGTCGTCCGCGGAAAGATCAGGATCCCCAAAGGCCGCGCCCAGGTCGGTGAATTCAGGACTTCGCCCGATTTCAAGCTGCGCTTGCCGCTCGAAAGCCTCGATTATCGGTTCGACGTCGAGATCCCGAGGAACTTCTGGGTCAAGAACTCGTTCATCAACGCCGAAATGCGCGGTTCGTTCAGCGCGTTCGGCGACCTCGAGAAGTTCCATCTCGGCGGCATGATCCAGAGCGTCCAGGGATGGCTGTTTTTCCAGCGCAGGAAGTTCCAGTTGGAGAACGGCGAGATCAGGTTCGGCGAACAGGACGAGCAGATCAACCCGTATCTCTACATCAAATCCGTCACGAACGTACAGAATACGCAGATCTACCTGACGCTCGACGGGACGGTTTCATCGCTCACGCCGCGTCTTCACTCGTCGCCGCCGCTCGCGGAAAGCGACCTGATCGCCCTTTTGACCCTCGGCCGGAGCATGGAAGAGGCGCGCCAGTCTGATTCGAAAGACCTGTTCGAGAAAGAGATCCTGGAGGGCCTCAAGAACACGTATCTGTCCGGGCTTCTCGGCTCGACGATCTCCACGGCGCTGAACCTCGACGAGGTGTTTTTCGGCTCGCTGTTCGACCGGCGCACCGGCATCACGAGTTCGTTCCTCAGGGTCGGTAAATATATCGGAAGAAATCTATTCATCGCGTACGAAGGCACCCTGTCGAACGAAGGCGACAAGACGTACATTTTCGAATACCGCCTGCCGAAAGGGTTCTTCATCAACATCGAAATCGAAAAACCGCGCAATCAGACGAGAATTGGCGTAAAATACGACTGGAGATTCTGA
- a CDS encoding HU family DNA-binding protein: protein MNKADLVKTIAQKAKLNQAAAQKALETMLDTFKDTLKKGNKIQLIGFGSFEVSKRAARKGVNPQTKKPINIQAKKVVKFKPGKELKEMVSKGK from the coding sequence ATGAACAAAGCAGATCTCGTGAAGACCATTGCCCAGAAGGCCAAGCTGAATCAGGCCGCCGCTCAGAAGGCTCTTGAGACCATGCTCGACACCTTCAAGGACACCCTCAAGAAGGGCAACAAGATTCAGCTCATCGGCTTCGGCTCCTTCGAAGTTTCCAAGCGCGCTGCTCGCAAGGGCGTCAATCCCCAGACCAAGAAGCCCATCAACATCCAGGCCAAGAAGGTCGTCAAGTTCAAGCCCGGCAAGGAGCTCAAGGAAATGGTCTCCAAGGGGAAATAA